In the Calderihabitans maritimus genome, TACGCCAAGGGCGGCCTGGGACGCAATACTGACGGGGAAGCCCTACCCGCTGAGGGCAGGCATGTTTGTGGGCTCAAATCCCTTGATCACCAGGGCCAACGGGAAACAGATTTACGAAGCGCTGAAGAAGCTGGAGTTTCTCGTGGTAGTCGATTTCTTCCTCACGCCCACCGCCGAGCTCGCCCACGTATTTCTGCCTGCGGCCACGTGGCTCGAGCAGGACAACGTCGCGGAAAACTGGAAGCGGCACGGGTACGTGCACGGCCTCTTGTCCCTGCTGGACCCGCAGCAGTTGTTCTCCGGAGAGCAGAAGACAAAAGCCATAACTACGTTGAGCCGGGCGCTGACACCGATTGCGGACGAAATCGCTTCTGCCTTTCCGGGTGTGGGTGTCGGGTACTATGCCCTGTGTGTCGACAGCATCGTGGCCTACGCACCCAGCAGTCAGTTTGGGGACAAAGTGGGGATTTCCGTTTGGCCGGATCACATCGGAAGGCGGGCCATGCGGGAAAAACGGGAGATAGTTGGGGTCGGCAGCACGGTGCGTGGGGACATAATGAACTGCGTGCGTCCTCTCATCAGGGATGGGCGGGTTATTGGTTTTGTCTGGGCCAATGAGACCGTTGAAGACATTTACCGCCAGCTTCAGCAGGGCGAGAGAAATCTTTTCTTTTCCGGTGGACGGCTCGAGGTCTTGTTGGGGCTCACCTGGCTGCTGGTTTTGTCTGCCCGCCAGCTCGGCCACATAAAGAGATTTTCAGGCCAGGGGAGTGCGGAGAAGAGCCCCGGTGCCTCCCGGAGCCTCATCGAAGCCTTTTTAGACATGCAGCGCTACCTGGAGATGTTTCTCAATACTGTGAATTCAGGTCTGGTTGTTCTCAGCCGTCAGGGCCAGATTATATTTTTAAATAAAGGCGCTCAGAAATTTTTTCAGGAATTGGGAATAAATGTTAGAGAGCCGGTTTGGGAAGTATTTTCCAGGATAGGTCTGCCGGGTCTGCAGGTACAGATCGACCGGATGTGGGAGCGAGGTATCGGGCACCTGCCGCTGCGGTTTAAAGTCCCTGGTGTTCCCCGGAAAGTTGACCTGCACGTGATTCACCTGGAAAACAATGATGATCCCTGCTTTCTCATGGTTATGGAGAATCTGGAATGGGAGCAGGAAGATTACCAATGGAGGGCGGCAAAACTGGCGGCAGCCGGTGAGGTTGCGGTAGACATTGCCCACGAGATCAGAAATCCCCTGGCGATAATCCGCGGTTCCGTGCGCTTGCTGCCCGACCGGCTCAATGACCGCGAATTTCTCCTGCGTCTGGTTGATGTGCTGCAGCAGGAGATAGACCACATCAACAGCACGCTGGAAGCTTTACTGGCGTTCACCAGGGTGGCGGAACCATGTTTTGAAACTGTAAACCTCCCTGACCTGCTTGCTGGTGCAGTCAGGTTAATTGAACCGTACGCTTCCGATCATGGCGTGCGTGTGGTCTTGAACAATTCCAGCCGGGACATATTGATCCAAGGAGATGCTCGT is a window encoding:
- a CDS encoding molybdopterin-dependent oxidoreductase, which translates into the protein METKRIRTVCRSCHGGCGVIAHVRNGRVVKVEGDADSPIGGGTMCSKGLAITRLAYHPDRILYPMKKGSRGWERVSWEEALDTIAGKFKKIIEEDGPESIFLGYGTGRDYETFLYRFANLLGTPNVLTAGHMCYGSRTAATIITCGNLPVADYRGGPRCIVLWAVNPLWTNPDEYKGADFWKAYRSGAKLIVIDPRRNFYTKKADLWLQIRPGTDAALAMGFFYVIIEEELYDREFVENYIHGWDAFVERVKEYPLDKVEEITWVDRNLIRQAARMYATTKPACIHWGVPTEQNRNCTDYTRITTGLMAATGNLDAPGGSVFFVPPPVRTASEVGNHRALPLEQVKKRLGGEQYRLASRIAVVTPRAAWDAILTGKPYPLRAGMFVGSNPLITRANGKQIYEALKKLEFLVVVDFFLTPTAELAHVFLPAATWLEQDNVAENWKRHGYVHGLLSLLDPQQLFSGEQKTKAITTLSRALTPIADEIASAFPGVGVGYYALCVDSIVAYAPSSQFGDKVGISVWPDHIGRRAMREKREIVGVGSTVRGDIMNCVRPLIRDGRVIGFVWANETVEDIYRQLQQGERNLFFSGGRLEVLLGLTWLLVLSARQLGHIKRFSGQGSAEKSPGASRSLIEAFLDMQRYLEMFLNTVNSGLVVLSRQGQIIFLNKGAQKFFQELGINVREPVWEVFSRIGLPGLQVQIDRMWERGIGHLPLRFKVPGVPRKVDLHVIHLENNDDPCFLMVMENLEWEQEDYQWRAAKLAAAGEVAVDIAHEIRNPLAIIRGSVRLLPDRLNDREFLLRLVDVLQQEIDHINSTLEALLAFTRVAEPCFETVNLPDLLAGAVRLIEPYASDHGVRVVLNNSSRDILIQGDARYLKQAFLNLMLNAVQAMPDGGTMMVSCLRRPGSNLAEVVVRDTGVGIPASDQPKVFDVFFTRRPGGVGVGLALVQRIIDEHQGFIRLESEVGKGTAFTITLPVKRYSFERSTGGDELWREGRPF